Proteins encoded by one window of Micromonospora coxensis:
- a CDS encoding phage baseplate assembly protein V has translation MSPWPTVLLDGVPLDAAARRLRVVRVAARLDQPTQCELTYAAHPGPDALDLGGGAAVPTGAALAVRLGDRPLFTGEVTCVEVEYAPDGAALLRLRGYDRLHRLRKRQQLRVFESVTAADLARDLCAEVGLDVDAEADGPRLDRLLQHRHSDLDLLREVAGRAGLHLAAAPGRLRLVSLDGHGEPVPLTLGRGLHSVRVAANLDRAAGGSAALGWHPQRAEPISQRVDTARTGRRIPLDPDPAAVGADGVRTAVDQPGRSDDELAALAQAGLDARVAALVTAEGVAEGDPELLPGRRIALAGVAEDLAGVYVLTEVVHTVDGDGHLARFTTAPPPAPGPVPAPGAVVTLGAVTDVDDPDRLGRVRLTLPGYGDLDAGWLAVLCPGAGRDKGIVALPDPGDTVLVALPGGEPASGIVLGSLFGAVAPYDAGITEGRSRRWSVRTAGGQSIVVDDAARTLRLSTEAGSFLELTPELTTLHAATDLVLSAPGRAMVVRARSVDFLHADAAEDPATARDRAGALARDASGGG, from the coding sequence GTGAGCCCGTGGCCGACCGTGCTGCTCGACGGCGTGCCGCTGGACGCCGCCGCCCGGCGGCTGCGCGTGGTGCGGGTCGCCGCCCGGCTGGACCAGCCCACCCAGTGCGAGCTCACGTACGCCGCGCATCCCGGCCCGGACGCCCTCGACCTCGGCGGCGGCGCGGCGGTGCCCACCGGGGCGGCGCTGGCGGTGCGGCTCGGCGACCGTCCGCTCTTCACCGGCGAGGTCACCTGCGTCGAGGTCGAATACGCCCCGGACGGCGCGGCCCTGCTGCGGCTGCGCGGGTACGACCGGCTGCACCGGCTGCGCAAGCGGCAGCAGCTCCGGGTGTTCGAGTCGGTGACCGCCGCCGACCTGGCCCGCGACCTCTGCGCCGAGGTCGGGCTCGACGTCGACGCCGAGGCCGACGGGCCGCGCCTGGACCGGCTGCTCCAGCACCGGCACAGCGACCTCGACCTGCTGCGGGAGGTCGCCGGCCGAGCCGGGCTGCACCTGGCCGCCGCACCCGGGCGGCTGCGTCTGGTCAGCCTGGACGGGCACGGCGAGCCGGTGCCACTGACCCTCGGCCGGGGCCTGCACTCGGTGCGGGTCGCGGCCAACCTGGACCGGGCCGCCGGTGGCAGCGCGGCGCTGGGCTGGCACCCGCAGCGGGCCGAGCCGATCAGCCAGCGCGTCGACACCGCCCGCACCGGCCGGCGCATCCCCCTGGACCCGGATCCGGCCGCGGTCGGCGCGGACGGGGTGCGCACCGCCGTCGACCAGCCCGGCCGCAGCGACGACGAACTGGCCGCCCTGGCCCAGGCGGGCCTGGACGCCCGGGTGGCCGCGCTGGTCACCGCCGAGGGGGTCGCCGAGGGTGACCCGGAGCTGCTGCCCGGCCGCCGGATCGCCCTGGCCGGCGTCGCCGAGGACCTGGCCGGGGTGTACGTGCTGACCGAGGTGGTGCACACCGTCGACGGCGACGGGCACCTGGCCCGCTTCACCACCGCCCCGCCGCCCGCGCCGGGCCCCGTGCCGGCGCCCGGCGCGGTGGTGACCCTCGGCGCGGTCACCGACGTCGACGACCCCGACCGCCTCGGCCGGGTCCGCCTCACCCTGCCCGGGTACGGGGACCTGGACGCCGGCTGGCTCGCCGTGCTCTGCCCCGGGGCGGGGCGGGACAAGGGCATCGTCGCGCTGCCCGACCCGGGCGACACGGTGCTGGTGGCGCTGCCCGGCGGCGAGCCGGCCTCCGGGATCGTGCTCGGCTCGCTCTTCGGCGCGGTCGCGCCGTACGACGCCGGGATCACCGAGGGGCGGTCCCGGCGCTGGTCGGTGCGGACCGCCGGCGGGCAGAGCATCGTGGTCGACGACGCGGCGCGGACCCTGCGGCTGTCCACCGAGGCCGGCAGCTTCCTGGAGCTGACCCCGGAGCTGACCACCCTGCACGCCGCCACCGACCTGGTGCTCTCCGCCCCCGGCCGGGCGATGGTCGTCCGGGCGCGCAGCGTCGACTTCCTGCACGCCGACGCCGCCGAGGACCCGGCCACCGCCCGGGACCGGGCCGGCGCGCTCGCCCGCGACGCCTCGGGAGGTGGCTGA
- a CDS encoding putative baseplate assembly protein: MTLPVPHLDDRTFLDLVTEARERIRQSCPAWTDLSAHDPGIALVEAFAHLTEVMIYRLNQLPEKAYVQFLNLLGVSRHAPSAAWADVRFSRTGADGGAVRIPAGTRVAAARGADPRPVVFVTTEPAVLPAGQGEVTVRMHHCEPVEAELLGTGTGQPGQVLRAARAPLARTAEPLDLLLGVEVPAGSVELGAAAREHDGRSYEIWRPVDSFAGLGGQAKVYLVDRCSGVVTFAPALDLRPPAGAPGGGDPVTVAAVPPAGAQIRLWYRAGGGRAGNVAAGTLTGLRDPLPGVRVTNPEPAGGGRDVETLDSALLRGPYEFFAQQRAVTARDFEILAVSAGPVARARAFTRAAVYSFARPGEVEVVLVPDVPEQARPGGRLPVSVLRAHEVEETRRRVEADLDRRRALGTTCRAGWARYKAVSVRARVVVRREEDVEAVRRRIHDRLHRTLSPLPTAVNPAGWAFGEPLRASNVYRLLEHAEPGVRYVESVRFVVDEAPDAAVRAVAVDQYQARTWYAGRGEVLFRSTDAGAGWEPAGRFPGETVVRVAPAPAPVRPGVVPRPGSVACVTLADGGGSRVHLSTDLGETWSLLTDLGSRITDVAWIDRDGAGALLLATDTGLYEVSLLPGSVPLQILVDPADADRGFYAVRSFVSERGAPGVAVAAQAGFGVYLSTAAGRPGTFGHVGLANVDNRVLAVQYDGPATLLWAGAGEPDPKKPGQGCHRTRLFESDVKWQQVQAGWIGGTCRDVAFVGALAVAATQSGGVLRLDTLAPQPQWQPVMVNCGLPLRDRSRFVPVDAVAATAGPQRLILAGGERGVYRSGDAVDWTAGANQATADVVTVPDTWLLCSGEHDIEVVRQDAPSVD; the protein is encoded by the coding sequence ATGACGCTGCCCGTGCCGCACCTGGACGACCGCACCTTCCTCGACCTGGTCACCGAGGCCAGGGAGCGGATCCGGCAGTCCTGCCCGGCCTGGACCGACCTCTCCGCGCACGACCCGGGCATCGCCCTGGTCGAGGCGTTCGCGCACCTGACCGAGGTGATGATCTACCGGCTGAACCAGCTGCCGGAGAAGGCGTACGTGCAGTTCCTCAACCTGCTCGGGGTGAGCCGGCACGCGCCCAGCGCCGCCTGGGCGGACGTGCGGTTCAGCCGGACCGGCGCCGACGGCGGCGCGGTGCGGATCCCGGCCGGCACCCGGGTGGCCGCGGCCCGGGGCGCCGACCCGCGACCGGTCGTCTTCGTCACCACCGAGCCGGCGGTGCTGCCCGCCGGGCAGGGCGAGGTGACCGTCCGGATGCACCACTGCGAGCCGGTGGAGGCGGAGCTGCTGGGCACCGGCACCGGGCAGCCGGGGCAGGTGCTGCGGGCGGCGCGGGCCCCGCTGGCGCGTACCGCCGAGCCGCTGGACCTGCTGCTCGGCGTGGAGGTGCCGGCCGGCTCGGTGGAACTCGGCGCGGCGGCCCGGGAGCACGACGGGCGCAGCTACGAGATCTGGCGGCCGGTGGACAGCTTCGCCGGCCTCGGCGGGCAGGCGAAGGTGTACCTGGTGGACCGCTGCTCCGGGGTGGTCACCTTCGCTCCCGCGCTGGACCTGCGCCCGCCGGCCGGCGCGCCGGGCGGCGGCGACCCGGTCACCGTGGCGGCGGTGCCGCCGGCCGGGGCGCAGATCCGGCTCTGGTACCGGGCCGGCGGCGGGCGCGCCGGCAACGTGGCCGCCGGCACGCTGACCGGCCTGCGCGACCCGCTGCCCGGGGTACGCGTGACGAACCCGGAGCCGGCCGGCGGTGGGCGGGACGTGGAGACGCTGGACTCGGCGCTGCTGCGCGGCCCGTACGAGTTCTTCGCCCAGCAGCGGGCGGTGACCGCCCGGGACTTCGAGATCCTGGCCGTCTCCGCCGGCCCGGTGGCGAGGGCGCGGGCCTTCACCCGGGCCGCCGTGTACAGCTTCGCCCGCCCCGGCGAGGTCGAGGTGGTGCTGGTGCCGGACGTGCCGGAGCAGGCCCGCCCGGGTGGGCGGCTGCCGGTGTCGGTGCTGCGCGCGCACGAGGTCGAGGAGACCCGCCGCCGGGTGGAGGCGGACCTGGACCGCCGCCGGGCCCTCGGCACCACCTGCCGGGCCGGCTGGGCACGCTACAAGGCGGTCTCGGTACGGGCCCGGGTGGTGGTGCGGCGGGAGGAGGACGTCGAGGCGGTGCGCCGGCGCATCCACGACCGGCTGCACCGGACGCTGAGCCCGCTGCCGACCGCGGTCAACCCGGCCGGCTGGGCGTTCGGCGAGCCGCTGCGGGCCTCCAACGTGTACCGGCTGCTGGAGCACGCCGAGCCGGGCGTGCGCTACGTCGAGTCCGTCCGGTTCGTGGTGGACGAGGCGCCCGACGCGGCGGTCCGCGCGGTCGCCGTCGACCAGTACCAGGCGCGGACCTGGTACGCCGGCCGGGGCGAGGTGCTGTTCCGCTCCACCGACGCCGGAGCGGGCTGGGAGCCGGCCGGCCGGTTCCCGGGCGAGACCGTGGTCCGGGTGGCCCCCGCCCCCGCCCCGGTACGCCCCGGCGTCGTGCCCCGCCCCGGCTCGGTGGCGTGCGTGACGCTGGCCGACGGCGGTGGCTCCCGGGTGCACCTGAGCACCGACCTCGGCGAGACGTGGTCGCTGCTGACCGACCTCGGCTCCCGGATCACCGACGTCGCCTGGATCGACCGGGACGGCGCCGGGGCGCTGCTGCTCGCCACCGACACCGGCCTGTACGAGGTGTCGCTGCTGCCCGGCTCGGTGCCGTTGCAGATCCTGGTCGACCCCGCCGACGCCGACCGCGGCTTCTACGCCGTCCGGTCGTTCGTCTCCGAGCGGGGCGCGCCGGGCGTGGCGGTCGCCGCGCAGGCCGGCTTCGGGGTGTACCTCTCCACGGCGGCGGGCCGCCCCGGCACCTTCGGCCACGTCGGTCTGGCCAACGTGGACAACCGGGTGCTCGCCGTCCAGTACGACGGGCCGGCCACCCTGCTCTGGGCGGGCGCGGGCGAACCGGACCCGAAGAAGCCCGGGCAGGGCTGCCACCGCACCCGGCTGTTCGAGTCCGACGTGAAGTGGCAGCAGGTGCAGGCCGGCTGGATCGGCGGCACCTGCCGGGACGTCGCCTTCGTCGGCGCCCTGGCGGTGGCCGCCACGCAGTCCGGCGGGGTGCTCCGGCTGGACACCCTCGCCCCGCAGCCGCAGTGGCAGCCGGTGATGGTCAACTGCGGGCTGCCGCTGCGGGACCGGTCCCGCTTCGTGCCGGTGGACGCGGTCGCCGCCACCGCCGGCCCGCAGCGGCTGATCCTGGCCGGTGGCGAGCGCGGGGTGTACCGCAGCGGCGACGCCGTCGACTGGACGGCCGGCGCCAACCAGGCCACCGCCGACGTGGTGACCGTTCCCGACACCTGGCTGCTCTGCTCCGGCGAGCACGACATCGAGGTGGTGCGGCAGGATGCGCCGAGCGTCGATTGA
- a CDS encoding GPW/gp25 family protein: protein MRAFRFVGAGFDAGRTGGLALTAAGGLAMTDGDETVRQALYLLLSTTPGERLMRPGYGSRLHRLVFAPNDDTTAGLAIHYVRQAIRRWEPRVEVLDVDAGPDPDDPWRLVIRLDYRVRASLTPGQLVFSVDLQPATADDPPAGAPGSEPAEGTPS from the coding sequence ATGAGGGCGTTCCGGTTCGTCGGGGCCGGCTTCGACGCCGGCCGCACCGGTGGCCTGGCGTTGACCGCGGCCGGCGGGCTCGCCATGACCGACGGCGACGAGACGGTACGCCAGGCGCTGTACCTGCTGCTGTCCACCACGCCCGGCGAGCGGCTGATGCGCCCCGGGTACGGCTCCCGGCTGCACCGGCTGGTCTTCGCGCCGAACGACGACACCACCGCCGGGCTGGCCATCCACTACGTCCGGCAGGCGATCCGGCGGTGGGAGCCCCGGGTCGAGGTGCTCGACGTCGACGCCGGGCCGGACCCCGACGATCCGTGGCGGTTGGTGATCCGGCTCGACTACCGGGTACGGGCCAGCCTCACCCCCGGCCAGCTCGTGTTCTCCGTCGACCTGCAACCCGCCACCGCCGACGATCCGCCGGCCGGCGCGCCCGGCTCCGAGCCCGCCGAGGGGACCCCGTCATGA